In Candidatus Acidiferrales bacterium, a genomic segment contains:
- the hisA gene encoding 1-(5-phosphoribosyl)-5-[(5-phosphoribosylamino)methylideneamino]imidazole-4-carboxamide isomerase, with protein MILVIPAIDLRNGKCVRLIRGEEGTEKIYSDDPVKMAIIWRGENFKTLHLIDLDGAFEGKLSNFDTVKCIVEAVDIPVEYGGGIRTYEDAKKMIDVGVYRIIIGTAAVNDEDLLLNLLRDFGPRRIAVGIDMKDGIVQIKGWKDSSGISAVALGKKLKGNGVVRVVYTDITRDGTLKGPNFDAMKEFGKETGLRVTASGGVSSYQDLLRFQELEQYGVDSVIVGKALYENRFPCVELWRMNEKVLDDLGPTRR; from the coding sequence ATGATTCTAGTAATTCCCGCAATAGATTTGCGGAACGGTAAGTGTGTGCGCTTGATACGCGGTGAGGAAGGGACAGAAAAAATTTATTCCGACGACCCGGTAAAAATGGCAATAATATGGAGAGGTGAGAATTTCAAGACGCTGCATCTCATCGATCTCGACGGGGCATTCGAAGGGAAACTTTCAAACTTCGACACCGTGAAATGCATTGTCGAAGCGGTCGACATTCCGGTGGAATACGGAGGAGGAATAAGAACCTATGAGGATGCCAAAAAGATGATCGATGTCGGCGTTTACCGTATTATTATCGGCACCGCTGCTGTAAATGATGAAGATTTGCTTTTGAACCTGCTCAGAGACTTTGGGCCGAGGAGAATTGCGGTCGGAATCGACATGAAAGACGGTATCGTTCAGATAAAAGGATGGAAAGATTCAAGCGGAATCTCTGCCGTCGCACTCGGGAAGAAATTGAAAGGCAACGGAGTCGTCCGAGTTGTTTATACGGACATCACCCGCGATGGTACATTAAAAGGACCGAACTTCGATGCGATGAAAGAATTCGGAAAGGAAACCGGACTCCGCGTAACCGCATCGGGCGGAGTGTCATCATATCAGGATTTGTTAAGATTCCAGGAGCTGGAACAGTATGGAGTTGACTCTGTGATTGTCGGAAAGGCACTCTACGAAAACCGTTTCCCATGTGTCGAGCTCTGGAGGATGAACGAAAAAGTACTCGACGATCTGGGGCCGACGAGACGATAG
- the hisB gene encoding imidazoleglycerol-phosphate dehydratase HisB, whose product MARKASLNRDTKETKISCSLNLDGKGKYEVSTGIKFLDHMLELFSKHSLIDVQLKAKGDVRVDDHHTIEDVAIVLGKCIEKALVDKAGINRYGTAYVPMDESLARCVLDLSGRGYCIYNAEFSRAKINDLSTEMIEHFFKSISENMKANVHIDLLYGKNNHHRSEAIFKSFALALREAVKMNPRISGVQSTKGKL is encoded by the coding sequence GTGGCAAGAAAAGCATCCCTCAACCGCGATACCAAAGAGACAAAAATTTCCTGTTCCTTAAATCTGGATGGAAAAGGAAAGTATGAAGTCTCGACCGGCATCAAATTTCTCGATCACATGCTCGAGCTTTTTTCAAAGCACAGCCTCATCGACGTCCAACTGAAAGCGAAAGGCGACGTTCGTGTGGACGATCACCACACCATCGAAGACGTCGCCATCGTGCTGGGAAAATGCATCGAGAAAGCGCTCGTCGATAAGGCAGGAATAAATCGATACGGCACCGCGTACGTCCCGATGGACGAATCATTGGCGAGATGCGTTCTCGATCTTTCGGGCCGCGGCTACTGCATCTACAATGCAGAATTTTCGCGCGCAAAGATAAATGATCTTTCGACGGAGATGATTGAGCATTTCTTCAAGTCCATTTCGGAAAACATGAAGGCAAATGTTCACATCGATCTCCTTTACGGAAAAAACAACCACCATCGCAGTGAAGCGATCTTCAAATCTTTTGCGCTTGCCCTGCGCGAAGCGGTGAAAATGAACCCGCGAATTTCAGGTGTGCAGTCAACAAAAGGAAAACTATAA
- the hisH gene encoding imidazole glycerol phosphate synthase subunit HisH, whose amino-acid sequence MIDYRTSNLLSITKALQEVGAIVELTNKPDEIATAEKLVLPGVGAFGAAVRNMESLGIKQAIVEFGKSGKPLIGICLGMQLLFSVSFELGINNGLNLMPGEVVAFNSSMKVPHMGWNKVEFMKPSRLFRDLGGGQYAYFVHSYYAKVDDNYVSGMTEYGIHFPAIVENGNVFGIQFHPEKSQSFGLKILDNFLKA is encoded by the coding sequence GTGATTGATTATCGCACGAGCAACCTGCTATCGATAACCAAGGCGTTGCAGGAAGTAGGGGCGATTGTCGAGCTGACAAACAAGCCGGACGAGATCGCCACGGCCGAAAAACTTGTTTTGCCGGGCGTCGGCGCCTTCGGTGCCGCGGTTAGAAACATGGAGTCGTTAGGAATCAAGCAGGCTATCGTGGAGTTTGGAAAAAGCGGGAAGCCTCTGATAGGTATATGTCTCGGGATGCAGCTGCTCTTCTCGGTAAGCTTCGAACTCGGGATCAACAATGGACTCAATCTGATGCCTGGAGAAGTTGTCGCATTCAATTCATCGATGAAAGTCCCCCACATGGGATGGAACAAAGTGGAGTTCATGAAGCCTTCGAGGCTGTTTCGTGACTTAGGAGGCGGCCAGTATGCGTACTTCGTCCATTCGTACTATGCCAAGGTCGATGATAATTATGTTTCCGGAATGACTGAGTACGGGATCCATTTTCCCGCAATCGTAGAAAATGGAAATGTTTTCGGGATCCAATTCCATCCCGAGAAAAGTCAGAGTTTCGGTTTGAAAATCTTAGACAATTTTCTGAAAGCGTAA
- the proC gene encoding pyrroline-5-carboxylate reductase: MLTNKTIGIIGAGHIGAAVIGGLIKAKLTSPKNIIASRRSEDNLAELAKIFGIHTTTDNKKVAKSSDIIVLAIKPMNSRDVLNEIKELITPSQVIISVMAGIRTSFINSILGVECPVIRTMPNTPVLVDSGATAISKGKFAGEEHLKIAHAIFKSIGTVEVVPENLLDAVTGLSGSGPAYIYMVIEAMTDGGVKMGIPRQIAFKLAAQTVFGAAKLVIETGKHPAILKDEVTTPGGTAIAAVHELETHGLRTMLINAVSTATIRSKELSKIIEENDNA, from the coding sequence ATGCTAACGAACAAGACAATCGGTATAATCGGGGCGGGACACATCGGCGCTGCAGTCATCGGCGGACTCATCAAGGCGAAATTAACGTCTCCCAAAAATATTATCGCGTCGAGACGGAGTGAAGATAATCTTGCTGAGCTTGCCAAGATTTTTGGAATCCACACGACAACGGACAACAAGAAAGTCGCCAAATCTTCCGACATCATAGTGCTCGCAATCAAGCCGATGAACTCAAGAGATGTCCTGAACGAAATCAAAGAACTCATCACGCCGTCGCAGGTCATCATCAGCGTTATGGCCGGTATCAGAACTTCATTCATTAATTCGATACTCGGAGTTGAATGCCCCGTGATTAGAACGATGCCGAACACGCCCGTACTGGTCGACAGCGGCGCCACCGCAATAAGCAAAGGAAAGTTCGCCGGCGAGGAGCATCTCAAAATTGCACATGCGATTTTCAAATCTATCGGTACGGTCGAAGTTGTTCCGGAAAACTTACTCGACGCCGTGACCGGCCTGAGCGGAAGCGGTCCGGCCTATATATACATGGTGATCGAAGCGATGACAGACGGCGGCGTTAAGATGGGTATACCCAGGCAGATCGCTTTCAAGCTCGCTGCACAGACCGTCTTCGGCGCTGCGAAACTCGTGATCGAAACAGGAAAGCACCCGGCGATCCTCAAAGACGAGGTTACTACACCCGGCGGAACTGCGATAGCGGCAGTGCATGAACTTGAAACTCACGGATTGAGAACGATGTTAATAAACGCCGTGTCGACGGCAACGATAAGAAGCAAAGAGTTGAGCAAGATAATAGAGGAGAACGACAACGCATAA
- the clpB gene encoding ATP-dependent chaperone ClpB has protein sequence MNPNKLTVKSQEALEAARSIAEENGNQAIEPEHLLMALLRDDEGIPASVLKKAGANVDYLRSKANESIKKFPKISGGGIANQYLSQPLAKTLDAAEKEAAQMRDEFVSTEHILLALISEKGTDSYKILTAQGLNRDLVLKALREIRGTQKVTDQNPEEKYQSLQKFGRDLTDLARKGKLDPVIGRDDEIRRVLQVLARRTKNNPVLIGDPGVGKTAVVEGIARRIASGDVPDGLKSKRIVELDMGSLVAGTGYRGQFEDRLKSIIKEVVESDGEIILFMDELHTLVGAGAAQGSVDASNMLKPALARGELRAIGATTINEYRKYIEKDPALERRFQPIFVDEPSIEDTISILRGLKERYEVHHGVRITDGAIVAAAQLSNRYITDRFLPDKAIDLIDEAASKLRIEMDSLPEELDEVERKIKQLEIEKQAVRREKDEESQKRLLIIERELADLREQSGQLKVHWQNEKDLIQSIQKSKEEIEKLKVEADTAERRGDLGKVAEIRYGKIVEQGKKMMESTKKLAEVQKNSKMLKEEVDSEDVAEIVSRWTGIPVSRMLESERSKLLHIEAKIHERLVDQEEAVSAVGNAVRRARAGLQDEKRPIGSFIFIGSTGVGKTELAHALAEALFDDEDAMVRIDMSEYTEKFSVSRLMGAPPGYVGYEEGGQLTEAVRRKPYSVVLLDEIEKAHPEVFNVLLQVLDEGRLTDSKGRTVNFKNTIIIMTSNLGSQLVQQKIETTKERDRAEMMETLRNDLFNLLKQTIRPEFLNRIDEIIVFKPLTRNEIRSIVDRQLERIISRVNVNNNIKLAVSDRTKLFLADAGYDPTFGARPLKRTIQRYISNPLAEKVLAGEFMPGDSIEIDIPESGKLEFVKVTEKAEAVK, from the coding sequence ATGAACCCAAATAAACTAACGGTAAAATCTCAGGAAGCCTTGGAAGCCGCAAGATCGATTGCGGAGGAAAATGGCAACCAGGCGATAGAGCCCGAACATCTTTTGATGGCTCTACTGCGCGACGACGAAGGGATCCCGGCATCTGTCCTGAAGAAGGCCGGTGCCAACGTCGATTATCTCCGCTCAAAGGCAAACGAATCGATCAAGAAATTCCCGAAGATCTCGGGCGGCGGAATAGCAAACCAATACCTCTCGCAGCCGCTGGCAAAAACTCTCGATGCAGCCGAAAAGGAAGCGGCTCAAATGCGAGACGAGTTTGTCAGCACCGAGCACATTTTGCTTGCCCTTATCAGCGAAAAGGGGACGGACTCATATAAGATTCTGACAGCACAGGGACTCAATCGTGATCTGGTTTTGAAGGCGCTTCGTGAAATTCGCGGCACTCAAAAAGTGACGGATCAAAATCCGGAAGAGAAATACCAATCCCTGCAGAAGTTTGGACGGGACCTGACCGACCTTGCAAGGAAAGGAAAACTCGATCCGGTGATCGGCCGTGACGATGAGATAAGAAGGGTGCTGCAGGTCCTGGCGAGGAGGACAAAAAACAATCCTGTCCTGATCGGCGATCCCGGTGTCGGGAAGACGGCGGTCGTCGAGGGAATTGCAAGAAGAATTGCAAGCGGCGACGTTCCTGATGGACTTAAGTCGAAACGAATCGTAGAACTCGACATGGGAAGCTTGGTTGCAGGCACCGGATATCGCGGACAGTTTGAAGACAGATTAAAATCGATCATCAAAGAAGTAGTGGAATCCGACGGCGAGATTATTCTCTTCATGGACGAGCTGCACACACTTGTCGGAGCGGGAGCCGCTCAGGGCTCCGTCGACGCTTCGAACATGTTGAAGCCCGCACTGGCACGCGGCGAGCTCAGAGCCATCGGTGCCACTACAATTAACGAGTACCGGAAGTATATCGAGAAGGACCCGGCACTCGAAAGGAGATTCCAGCCGATCTTCGTCGATGAACCTTCCATTGAAGACACCATTTCCATCCTCCGCGGTTTGAAGGAAAGATACGAAGTGCACCATGGTGTTCGTATTACCGACGGAGCGATAGTTGCGGCCGCTCAGCTGAGCAACCGTTACATCACGGACAGATTCCTCCCCGACAAGGCGATAGACTTGATCGACGAAGCCGCTTCAAAACTCCGGATTGAAATGGATTCTCTGCCCGAAGAGCTAGACGAAGTCGAAAGGAAGATCAAGCAGCTTGAGATCGAAAAACAGGCGGTACGGAGAGAGAAGGACGAGGAATCCCAAAAGCGTTTGCTGATAATCGAGCGGGAGCTTGCCGACCTGCGAGAACAAAGCGGACAGCTGAAAGTCCATTGGCAAAACGAGAAGGATCTCATCCAGTCGATTCAGAAATCTAAAGAGGAGATAGAGAAACTTAAAGTCGAGGCGGATACCGCCGAGCGGCGAGGCGACCTCGGAAAAGTGGCGGAGATCAGATACGGAAAGATCGTCGAGCAGGGAAAAAAGATGATGGAGTCGACGAAGAAACTTGCCGAAGTACAGAAAAACAGCAAGATGCTCAAGGAGGAAGTCGATTCCGAAGACGTTGCAGAGATCGTTTCACGCTGGACAGGAATTCCGGTTTCCCGCATGCTTGAAAGCGAACGCAGCAAACTTCTTCACATCGAAGCGAAAATCCATGAAAGGCTGGTAGACCAGGAAGAAGCGGTCTCGGCAGTTGGAAACGCTGTCCGCCGCGCGAGAGCAGGGCTCCAGGACGAGAAGCGCCCCATAGGATCTTTTATATTTATCGGCTCAACCGGTGTCGGAAAGACCGAACTGGCTCACGCACTCGCGGAAGCTCTCTTCGACGATGAAGATGCCATGGTACGCATCGATATGTCGGAGTACACGGAGAAATTCTCGGTCTCCCGTTTGATGGGAGCCCCTCCTGGATATGTCGGCTACGAAGAAGGAGGACAGTTGACCGAAGCCGTTCGCAGAAAACCATATTCGGTAGTCCTCCTTGACGAAATTGAAAAGGCACACCCGGAGGTCTTCAACGTGCTGCTCCAGGTTCTCGACGAAGGAAGACTCACCGACAGCAAGGGAAGGACCGTCAATTTTAAGAATACGATAATAATTATGACTTCCAACCTCGGCTCGCAGCTGGTCCAGCAGAAAATCGAAACGACTAAGGAACGAGACCGTGCCGAGATGATGGAGACATTACGCAATGATTTGTTCAACCTTCTTAAACAGACGATCCGACCCGAGTTCCTCAACAGGATAGACGAGATAATCGTATTCAAGCCGCTGACAAGAAATGAGATAAGGAGCATCGTCGACCGTCAGCTTGAAAGGATAATCTCAAGGGTCAATGTCAACAACAATATCAAGCTGGCTGTCAGCGATAGAACGAAGCTGTTTTTGGCTGATGCCGGATATGATCCGACGTTCGGAGCAAGACCACTGAAAAGAACTATACAGAGATACATTTCCAACCCACTTGCGGAGAAGGTTCTTGCCGGGGAATTCATGCCGGGCGATTCGATAGAGATCGACATCCCGGAATCGGGGAAATTGGAATTCGTGAAGGTTACCGAAAAAGCGGAAGCGGTGAAATAA
- the hisF gene encoding imidazole glycerol phosphate synthase subunit HisF — translation MLAKRIIPCLDVNAGRVVKGVNFVNLTDAGDPVESAKFYEREGADEIVFLDITASSDNRATMLNVVRKTAETVFLPFSVGGGIRSVDDIRSILSNGADKISLNTAAVLKPELISEGAEEFGAQCIVVAIDATRNDSQQNAKSTTLPSSLEHLTMPNVEESSGYEVYINGGRTSTKIDAVEWAKYVVSCGAGEILLTSIDRDGTNSGYDMEILKKVTTAVNVPVIASGGAGTLDHFYDAINRGGADAVLAASVFHFGKFKIREVKDYLSEKGVPVRI, via the coding sequence ATGCTGGCCAAACGTATTATACCCTGCCTCGATGTAAACGCCGGCAGGGTAGTAAAAGGAGTAAACTTCGTCAATCTCACCGATGCGGGCGACCCGGTTGAATCCGCAAAGTTTTACGAGCGGGAGGGTGCCGACGAAATAGTTTTCCTCGATATAACCGCGAGCTCCGATAACAGAGCAACGATGCTGAATGTGGTTCGAAAAACCGCCGAAACCGTATTCCTCCCGTTCAGCGTCGGAGGCGGAATAAGATCGGTGGATGATATAAGAAGCATACTTTCAAACGGCGCGGACAAAATCAGCCTGAACACGGCGGCAGTGTTGAAGCCGGAACTCATTTCTGAAGGCGCTGAAGAGTTCGGAGCCCAGTGCATTGTCGTCGCAATTGACGCAACCAGGAACGATTCGCAGCAGAATGCGAAGAGTACCACATTGCCATCTTCACTCGAACACCTTACTATGCCGAATGTCGAAGAGTCTTCCGGCTACGAAGTCTATATAAATGGCGGCAGAACATCTACAAAAATAGATGCCGTCGAATGGGCAAAGTACGTTGTTTCCTGCGGCGCAGGAGAAATTCTATTGACGAGCATCGATAGAGACGGAACAAATAGCGGCTACGACATGGAAATTCTGAAGAAGGTCACGACAGCGGTGAACGTTCCGGTCATAGCAAGCGGCGGTGCCGGAACCCTGGACCATTTTTATGACGCAATAAATCGCGGAGGTGCAGATGCGGTTCTCGCTGCATCTGTGTTTCATTTTGGTAAATTCAAGATAAGGGAAGTAAAAGACTACTTATCAGAGAAAGGCGTTCCGGTAAGAATATGA